In the genome of Equus asinus isolate D_3611 breed Donkey chromosome 9, EquAss-T2T_v2, whole genome shotgun sequence, one region contains:
- the LOC139046289 gene encoding olfactory receptor 7A10-like: MESGNNTQISGFLLLGFSERPELQLLIFGLFLTMYLITVCGNLLIILAVTSDSLLHTPMYFFLCNLSFVDICFTSTTIPKMLRNIQTQSKVITYEGCITQIYFLILFAVLDIFLLTVMAYDRFVAICHPLHYTIIMNHRLCGLMILVSWIVCILNSLLQSLTALRLSFCTNLEIPHFFCELNQVVQLASSDTFLNNVVMYFAAILLGGGPFAGILYSYSKIVSCIRGISSAQGKYKAFSTCVSHLSVVSLYYCTVLGVYLSSAATHSSHSSATASVMYTVVTPMLNPFIYSLRNKDIKRALKLFFVKETTKLSQH, from the coding sequence ATGGAATCAGGCAATAATACACAAATTTCAGgatttcttcttctgggattttcAGAGAGACCAGAATTGCAGCTCCTCATATTTGGGCTTTTCCTCACTATGTACCTGATTACTGTGTGTGGAAATCTGCTCATCATCTTGGCTGTCACTTCGGACTCCctcctccacacacccatgtacttcttcctctgcAACCTGTCCTTCGTAGATATCTGcttcacctccaccaccatcccGAAGATGCTGCGGAACATCCAGACACAAAGCAAAGTCATAACCTATGAGGGCTGCATCACACAGATCTATTTTCTCATACTCTTTGCAGTGTTGGACATCTTTCTCCTAacagtgatggcctatgaccggttTGTGGCCATCTGCCACCCCCTGCACTACACAATCATCATGAACCACCGGCTCTGTGGACTGATGATTCTGGTGTCCTGGATCGTGTGTATCCTGAATTCCTTATTACAAAGCTTAACAGCATTGCGGCTTTCCTTCTGTACCAACTTGGAAATCCCccactttttctgtgaacttaATCAGGTGGTCCAACTTGCCTCTTCTGACACCTTTCTTAACAACGTGGTGATGTATTTTGCAGCCATCCTGCTGGGTGGCGGTCCTTTTGCTGGTATCCTTTACTCTTACTCCAAGATAGTTTCCTGCATACGTGGAATCTCGTCAGCTCAGGGGAAGTACAAAGCCTTTTCCACCTGTGTGTCTCACCTCTCTGTTGtctctttatattattgtacAGTCCTAGGAGTGTACCTCAGCTCTGCTGCCACCCACAGCTCACACTCCAGTGCCACAGCCTCAGTGATGTACACTGTGGTCACacccatgctgaaccccttcatctacagcctgaggaacaaaGACATAAAGAGGGCTCTGAAATTATTCTTTGTGAAGGAAACTACAAAATTGTCCCAGCACTGA